The genome window TACTTGGGCGAGGCCCAGCGATCGAAGCGCGTGAGGTACGTGCGGATGAACTCTCCGAACGCGTGGATGTCGCCGCGCACGCCGTGGAACTGCTTCGGATCCTCTCCAGGCGCCGGACGGCTGAAGCCCGTGTCGATGGCGTCCACGAAGACCAGGTCGCTGACGTCCAGCAGAGACTGCTCGTTGTCGGCGAGGCGATACGGCGGCGCGGGCTGGAAACCTTCCGCGGCCATCACGACGCGCCGCGGCCCGAACGACCCCATGTGAAGCCAGACCGATGCGGCGCCCGGACCGCCGTTATAGAGAAACGCGAGGGGACGTGTGGAGGGCTGTTCTCCGTCGCGCGCATACGCGACAAAGAACATGCTGGCGATCGGCTTGCCCGCGTCGTTGCGAATCGGCAGCGTCCCGGCCGTGGCCGTGTAGCGGATTTCGCGGCCGTCGAGCTGGATCGCGTGGCTCGTCGCGGAGAGCTTCTCTACCGGCGGCGCCGGGACGGCCACGGGTGTCGCGGCCGGCTCGACGCCGCGCGGCGCGGGCGCGGCCTGCTGCGCCGGCCGCGGCGCGGGTTGGTCCGGCCGCCGCGGCTGCGCAACCAGGACACCCGAAATCGAAACGACGATGACCGACGACAGGACGACTCGATGGATCATGCACACCCTCCGGGATGACGGCGACCGGGATCATACACCGAGCGACTTTGTTCTCCCCGCGCGCTGACTCCCCGCGGGGCTGCCCCGCCGACGCCCGGAAACAGGCCGGAAACGCCACGGTGGCCGGGCATGCGTCTCGCAAGGTGTCGGCGTTTCCTATTGCCTGCAGCCGCGGGCCTGTTCGTCTCTTCCAGGAGGAATCTATGCACCGAGTGACATGGAAGGTTCCCGGATTGGTGGCCGCATGTGTGCTGCTGATGATCCCGGCGGTTGCCGCGGGGCAGGAAAGCTGGCCTCCGCCGGAGGCCGCCGCTCCCGAGCCGCTGTCGATCAACTGTGGCGGCGGTGTGTACTCTGTGGGCGCCGGGGCGACCCTGTTCTCTCTCTGCGTCTCGGATCACGGCAACATGGTTTCTCTCATGTATCCGAACGGCGCCGAGCACATCGCCGTCGCGCCCATCCACGAGTCGTACAGCATCTGCCACGGCCCCGGCTCGGGCATCTGGTACTACGACTGGGCGTCGTTTGAAGGTGGCTTTGGCCCTCCTATCTTTCTCGACCCCGCGCCGTTTCCGGTCATCATCCGCCGTACAACGCTCGATGGAAAGGTCATCCTCGACCAGAAGTTCACGCCGAACAAAGCGCGGCGCGAAATGCTGATCAGCATGACGATCAGGAACAACTCGCCCGCGGCGCTGGAGAACGTGCTCGTCGCACGCAACGTGGACGCCGACATGGACGGGGACGCGCTGGATGACACGTTCGACCGGTCCACAGACCAGACCTGGGCCCGCGACATCCGCTCCCTCGTGCTCTCCGCACATACGGTGGGGACGCCCCACTCCACCGCGGTGCCGGTGACGATTGGCAGCGGCCCGTGTTCATCGACGACCGCGGTGACGCCGACCTCTCCCGGCACCGACTATCACATGCGGATCTGGTACACCCTCGGCACGATCGGTGTCGGCAAGAGCAAGACCGTGATGTTCCGATACAACGGATCCTAGAGCGCTCCCGCCCCTGTTCCCGCTGGCGGCCGGCAGCAGCTCTCCGGGCGCTGCCGGCGCCCCGCCCTGACCATCGGTCAGGAGCCTTTCACCGCGAACCCTTTCTTGACCAGAAACTCCCGCACGCGATCCCTCAAGTCGCCCTGCAGCTCGATGGTGTTCTCCACGACCGCACCGCCCGTGCCGCACGCCCGCTTCAGTTCCTGCGCCAGCCCCCTGAGGAAGGCGGCGTTGCGCGGAAGGCCGTCGACAAGGGTGACGGTCTTCCCGCCGCGCCCTGCCTTCTCCATCCTCAGCTTTGCAACAAGCCGCGTAGGAACGGGCTCGTCGGCGGCCGACCGCGTGCTGCACGTGCAATCGCGCGCGGGCCAGCCGCACGCCGGGCAGATTCGTCCCTTGTCCGTCGAATACACCACGCGTCCGGCCATCCAGGCGTCCTATCTCAGGTTCCACTCGAAGAACGTCCACACCCGGTTCCACGAATCGATCTGCTCCGGCGTGTCCATCCGCTCCAGCGTCTTCAGGTCGGTGCGCCGGTTGAACGTGTGCCCGCCGCCGGCCGCCCCGGGCGGCGGGTCGACATAGATCTTCGTCTCGGCGAGATGCGGCTTGCGCGAACGGAGCGCGTCGACGATCTGCTGGTCCTCGACGAAGTTCACGTCCGTGTCGTTGGTGGCCACGTGCACGAGCAGCGGCGTGTTCAGCTTGTCGACGTGATACAGCGGCGACCGCTCGATGTAGATATCCGGCTTCTCGAACGGCAGGCCGCCGATCCGCTTCTGCGTGGCGAAGCTGTGCTGATACCCGGGACCTTTGTACGACAAGCGGAAGACCAGGTTCGTGACGGGCACCATCGCGACCGCGGCTTTGAACGGCGTCTTGTCGCGAAAGACGCTGAACAGGGCGATGTACCCGCCATGGCTCCAACCCATGATGCCCAGCCGCTCCGGATCGACATGCGGCAAGCTCACCCTGATGTAGTCCACGGCGCTCATCACGTCGTCCACTTCGTGGCCGCCGTAGTCGATCTCGTTGTGGAACTTCTCGCCGTAGCCCGTGCTGCCGCGGTACTCGGGCGCGACGATGACGTAGCCGCGCGCGACGGCTTCCTTCACGAAGGGGAAATACACCAGGTCCCAGTTCCCGTGGACGCCGCCGTGCACCCACACCATCGCGGCGTGGGCGCGCGGCCCGCGCGTCTGCAGCGGCTGGAACACGTAGGCGGGAATATCGAGATCGCCCACGCTGCTGCGGTACGTGACCTTCTGGTAATCGATGATCCCCTTGCAGGCCTCTGCGTATCGCGCGTCAATCTGCGCCTTCTGGTCGATGTCCCGCTGGAAGTTCCGCGCGGGCGCGTGATCCGCCGGATCGTTGCTGACGTACAGCAACGTGGCGCGCGCCGGATCCTGCTTGACTTCCCGGCGTGACTGCTGGCCCGTGGGCTGCGCGCGCTGAGGCTGCGGCGCCTGCGCGGCCGCCCCGGCTGCGAAGCAGACGAAGGCGATGACAGGGACGAACGAACGCATGGAAGACCTCCGAATGCGGGCAGTGTATCGCGGATGAATGACTTCAGCGGCGTGAGGCATGCCCTCCCAGGGGGAGGCCTAACGCCCTCCGGGACCAGGGCCGATAACCCGTACATGGCGGACTTCAACGCTGCGGCGGCGGCTGAGGCCCCGGAGGAAACGACCGCGCGGGACAGCGAGGCCGAGTACACGCTCGAATACGCCTGCCGGTGCCCGCACTGTCAGCAGACCCTCCGCACGGTGGCGGTCATCCGCATGCTCCGCTCGAGGGTCAACTTCACATCGACGATGCCGCGGCGCGGCCGCGCGGTGATCTGCTCCCAGTGCCGGAAGATCCTGACGGTGGAGCTGAATGTGCTGACGTAGAGGCCGGGGGCCAGGTGCCAGAGGCCAGGTGCCAGGTTCGAAAACACGGGGGCGGCCCCGCTCGGGGACCGCCCCTTTTGTGTTCAGCCGTTCTAGAACGTGAACTTGCCGCTGAAGGTGAACGTGCGGCGACCCCAGTTGTTGGTGTTCTCACCGAAGCTGGTGCTGTTCATCGCGTTGGTGGGCGTTCCCTTGTTGTCCTGGTTCAGGAGGTTGAACCCGTCGATCCGCACCGTGAAGGCGCGGTCGCCAAAAAACGTGACGCGCTTGGACAGGCTCAGGTCGGTGTTCCAGAACCCGGGACCGCGCTCGCCGTTTCGGGGCGCGTTGCCGCCGTTCGGCATCGAGTTGGCCAGCGGCAGATTGTTGTTGCCGAGCGGCGTGACGTAGTAGCCGTTG of Acidobacteriota bacterium contains these proteins:
- a CDS encoding S9 family peptidase — encoded protein: MRSFVPVIAFVCFAAGAAAQAPQPQRAQPTGQQSRREVKQDPARATLLYVSNDPADHAPARNFQRDIDQKAQIDARYAEACKGIIDYQKVTYRSSVGDLDIPAYVFQPLQTRGPRAHAAMVWVHGGVHGNWDLVYFPFVKEAVARGYVIVAPEYRGSTGYGEKFHNEIDYGGHEVDDVMSAVDYIRVSLPHVDPERLGIMGWSHGGYIALFSVFRDKTPFKAAVAMVPVTNLVFRLSYKGPGYQHSFATQKRIGGLPFEKPDIYIERSPLYHVDKLNTPLLVHVATNDTDVNFVEDQQIVDALRSRKPHLAETKIYVDPPPGAAGGGHTFNRRTDLKTLERMDTPEQIDSWNRVWTFFEWNLR